One genomic region from Stutzerimonas decontaminans encodes:
- a CDS encoding S8/S53 family peptidase, giving the protein MTTRQLTGLALGLGLLNALYTFPATAQDPIRVTQLKRCGDLFAEDAQSWCLSAKGLPRGEVQLYLDGKPLSADKLQRDGNQLRLTVAPDAVRSGPLWLEHDGKRSNPVWLSAGRSQVLAATPDQVARNMDDLTTYVDLVSLIIEEDHEGLEKARQLAEKYGAEVVGAIPPLNTYQLRLPVKDLTERDAMVLRLGSEVGVDAVVIEESAAENDEQESGRTPEQKRPQNREWAANRFLDAVDYYRERIPADQRTGEKQPVRIGIIERAVDFDAPHFAEYLQPCDPHKQRTCLYARDADRPDNHGSSVAGILAAHASDARDQGFLSALDGTGPGFEVIVERNSDAGITANVAASVNLVEDGARILNWSWGIHRIGTVDVDGEPVDSLLRSGIAMSGYEELLEEFFLWLRREHPDVLVINSAGNGSAHSGRDDYRLPSSFITEQLLVVGGHERNDREKVSVEHPDYVRKRKSSNVDMRVDITAAACTRAATLDPEQRGDVHCGTSYATPLVAGAVGAMLSVNPGLEPDQVRELLRRSAMTIGRDSDFEPAEADDLTAPILPSERGYRLDDNDVGRSARLDMRKALELTVKSLENTR; this is encoded by the coding sequence ATGACAACCCGCCAACTCACTGGTCTTGCCCTCGGCCTCGGCCTGCTCAACGCGCTCTATACATTTCCCGCCACCGCGCAAGACCCGATCCGCGTCACCCAGCTCAAGCGCTGCGGCGATCTCTTCGCCGAAGACGCGCAGAGCTGGTGCCTGAGCGCCAAAGGCCTTCCACGTGGCGAGGTGCAGCTTTATCTGGACGGCAAGCCGCTGAGTGCGGACAAGCTCCAGCGCGACGGCAACCAGTTGCGCCTGACCGTCGCGCCGGATGCGGTACGCAGCGGGCCGCTGTGGCTGGAACACGATGGCAAGCGCAGCAATCCGGTCTGGCTTTCGGCCGGGCGCAGCCAGGTGCTCGCCGCCACGCCCGATCAAGTGGCGCGCAACATGGACGACCTGACCACCTATGTCGACCTGGTCAGCCTGATCATCGAGGAGGACCACGAGGGGCTTGAGAAGGCGCGACAGCTTGCCGAGAAGTACGGCGCCGAGGTGGTCGGCGCCATCCCGCCGCTGAACACCTACCAGCTGCGCCTGCCGGTGAAGGATCTGACCGAGCGGGACGCCATGGTGCTGCGCCTGGGCAGCGAGGTGGGTGTGGATGCCGTGGTGATCGAGGAATCGGCCGCCGAGAACGACGAGCAGGAAAGCGGCAGGACGCCGGAGCAGAAGCGCCCGCAGAACCGCGAATGGGCCGCCAATCGCTTCCTCGATGCGGTGGACTACTACCGCGAACGCATTCCCGCCGACCAGCGCACCGGGGAAAAACAGCCGGTGCGCATCGGCATCATCGAGCGCGCGGTGGACTTCGACGCCCCCCACTTCGCCGAATACCTCCAGCCCTGCGATCCGCACAAGCAACGCACCTGTCTCTACGCCCGCGACGCCGATCGGCCGGACAATCACGGCAGCAGCGTCGCCGGCATTCTCGCCGCGCACGCCAGCGATGCCCGCGACCAAGGCTTTCTCAGTGCGCTGGACGGCACCGGACCGGGCTTCGAGGTAATCGTCGAGCGCAACTCGGACGCCGGCATCACCGCCAATGTCGCGGCCTCGGTGAATCTGGTCGAGGACGGCGCGCGCATCCTCAACTGGAGCTGGGGGATTCACCGTATCGGCACGGTGGACGTGGATGGCGAGCCGGTGGATTCGCTACTGCGCTCCGGAATTGCCATGAGCGGCTACGAGGAGCTGCTGGAAGAATTCTTTCTCTGGCTGCGCCGCGAGCATCCCGACGTGCTGGTGATCAACTCGGCCGGCAACGGCTCGGCGCATTCCGGGCGCGACGACTACCGACTGCCTTCCTCGTTCATCACCGAGCAACTGCTGGTGGTCGGCGGCCATGAGCGCAACGACCGGGAAAAGGTCTCGGTGGAACACCCGGACTACGTGCGCAAGCGCAAGTCATCCAACGTCGATATGCGCGTGGACATCACCGCGGCGGCCTGCACCCGCGCTGCCACGCTCGATCCCGAACAGCGCGGCGACGTGCATTGCGGCACCTCCTACGCCACGCCGCTGGTAGCCGGCGCGGTGGGTGCGATGCTGTCGGTCAACCCCGGACTGGAGCCGGATCAGGTGCGCGAACTGCTGCGCCGCAGCGCCATGACCATCGGCCGCGACTCGGATTTCGAGCCCGCCGAGGCGGATGACCTGACCGCGCCGATCCTGCCGTCGGAGCGTGGTTACCGGCTGGATGACAACGATGTCGGCCGCTCGGCTCGGCTGGACATGCGCAAGGCGCTGGAACTCACCGTGAAGAGCCTGGAGAACACGCGCTAG
- a CDS encoding MarR family winged helix-turn-helix transcriptional regulator — MAEETVSNEINSAELEAFEMPLFQAMRRLQQDAEVHAKRLARYGGLSPVQLMILQVLASDGQMTASALSRRVSLTAATLSGQLDRLEERGLLQRQRDDQDRRRQWLLLSDSGRELLQEAPALLAPEFRARFAALPQWERHALTAALLRAAELCGDME, encoded by the coding sequence ATGGCTGAAGAAACAGTTTCAAACGAAATTAATAGTGCCGAGCTGGAAGCATTCGAGATGCCGCTGTTCCAGGCCATGCGCCGACTGCAGCAGGACGCCGAGGTACATGCCAAGCGGCTGGCGCGATACGGCGGGCTGAGCCCTGTGCAACTGATGATCCTGCAGGTGTTGGCCAGCGACGGGCAGATGACCGCGAGCGCCTTGAGCCGACGCGTCAGCCTCACCGCTGCGACGTTGTCCGGCCAGCTCGATCGCCTTGAAGAGCGCGGGCTGTTGCAGCGCCAGCGCGATGACCAGGATCGCCGGCGCCAGTGGCTGCTGCTCAGTGACAGCGGCCGGGAACTGCTGCAGGAGGCGCCAGCGTTGCTGGCGCCGGAATTCCGCGCGCGTTTCGCCGCCTTGCCGCAATGGGAGCGCCACGCGCTGACCGCCGCACTGCTACGCGCCGCCGAGCTGTGCGGCGACATGGAGTGA
- a CDS encoding N-acetylglutaminylglutamine amidotransferase, translated as MCGIAGELRFDNRPADLAAVERITQHLTARGPDACGFHSQGPLALGHRRLKIMDLCEASGQPMIDSALGLSMVFNGAIYNYPELRAELEGLGYRFFSEGDTEVLLKGFHAWGEALLPRLNGMFAFAIWERDSQQLFIARDRLGVKPLYLSRTDQRLRFASSLPALLKGGDIAGVLNPVALNHYMSFHAVVPAPDTLIAGIEKLPPASWMRVDANGATTTQRWWELQFGAREEERNYSFEDWKQRTLDTMREAVAIRQRAAVDVGVLLSGGVDSSLLVGLLREAGVADNLLTFSIGFEDAGGERGDEFKYSDLIAKHYNTRHHQLRIQEKEILEQLPAAFQAMSEPMVSHDCIAFYLLSREVAKHCKVVQSGQGADELFAGYHWYPLVDGAEDPVAAYLAAFRDRSYEEYAETVQQQWVQGDFSGDFVRQHFAQPGADAAVDKALRIDSTVMLVDDPVKRVDNMTMAWGLEARTPFLDYRVAELSARIPAKFKLPEGGKYVLKEAARQVIPAEVIDRPKGYFPVPGLKHLQGATLNWVREMLLDPSQERGLYNPQALEKLLADPDGQLTPLRGSKLWQLAAVNLWLSEQGL; from the coding sequence ATGTGTGGCATAGCTGGAGAACTTCGCTTCGATAACCGCCCGGCCGATCTGGCTGCGGTTGAACGCATCACTCAACACCTGACTGCGCGCGGCCCCGACGCCTGCGGTTTCCATAGCCAGGGCCCACTCGCCCTGGGGCATCGACGCCTGAAGATCATGGATCTGTGCGAGGCGTCCGGCCAGCCGATGATCGACTCGGCTCTTGGCCTGTCGATGGTCTTCAACGGCGCCATCTACAACTACCCCGAATTGCGCGCAGAGCTGGAAGGCCTGGGCTACCGCTTCTTCTCCGAAGGCGATACCGAAGTGCTGCTCAAGGGCTTCCACGCCTGGGGCGAGGCGCTGCTGCCGCGGCTGAACGGCATGTTCGCCTTTGCCATCTGGGAGCGCGACAGCCAGCAGCTGTTCATCGCCCGCGACCGCCTCGGCGTCAAGCCGCTGTACCTGTCGCGCACCGACCAGCGCCTGCGCTTCGCCTCGTCGCTGCCGGCACTGCTCAAGGGCGGCGATATCGCCGGTGTTTTGAACCCGGTTGCACTGAACCACTACATGAGCTTCCACGCCGTGGTGCCAGCGCCGGACACGCTGATCGCCGGTATCGAGAAATTGCCGCCGGCCAGCTGGATGCGCGTCGATGCCAATGGTGCGACCACCACCCAGCGCTGGTGGGAACTGCAATTCGGCGCCCGTGAAGAGGAGCGCAACTACAGCTTCGAAGACTGGAAACAGCGCACCCTGGACACCATGCGCGAAGCGGTGGCGATTCGTCAGCGCGCCGCGGTGGATGTCGGTGTGCTGCTCTCCGGCGGTGTCGACTCCAGCCTGCTGGTCGGTTTGCTGCGCGAAGCCGGCGTGGCCGACAACCTGCTGACCTTCTCCATCGGCTTCGAAGATGCCGGCGGCGAGCGCGGCGACGAGTTCAAGTACTCCGATCTGATCGCAAAGCACTACAACACGCGCCACCACCAGCTGCGCATTCAGGAAAAGGAAATCCTCGAGCAGCTACCGGCCGCCTTCCAGGCGATGAGCGAGCCGATGGTCAGCCACGACTGCATCGCCTTCTACCTGCTCTCGCGGGAAGTGGCCAAGCACTGCAAGGTGGTGCAGAGCGGCCAGGGTGCCGATGAGCTGTTCGCCGGCTACCACTGGTATCCGCTGGTGGATGGCGCCGAGGACCCGGTGGCGGCCTACCTCGCCGCGTTCCGCGACCGCAGCTATGAGGAATACGCCGAAACCGTGCAGCAGCAGTGGGTGCAGGGCGATTTCTCCGGCGACTTCGTCCGCCAGCACTTCGCCCAGCCTGGCGCCGATGCGGCAGTGGACAAGGCGCTGCGCATTGACAGCACGGTGATGCTGGTTGATGACCCGGTCAAACGCGTGGACAACATGACCATGGCCTGGGGCCTGGAGGCGCGCACACCGTTCCTCGACTATCGCGTAGCCGAACTGTCGGCCCGGATTCCGGCGAAATTCAAGCTGCCGGAGGGCGGCAAGTACGTGCTCAAGGAGGCGGCGCGCCAGGTGATTCCCGCAGAAGTGATCGACCGGCCGAAGGGCTACTTCCCGGTGCCGGGCCTCAAGCACCTGCAGGGTGCCACGCTGAACTGGGTGCGCGAGATGCTGCTCGACCCGAGTCAGGAGCGCGGGCTGTACAACCCGCAGGCGCTGGAGAAGCTGCTCGCCGATCCGGATGGCCAGCTCACGCCGCTGCGCGGTTCAAAACTCTGGCAGCTGGCGGCGGTCAATCTATGGTTGAGCGAACAAGGCCTCTAA
- the ngg gene encoding N-acetylglutaminylglutamine synthetase, which yields MQKSQAYGQRLLRGQAPTYQRLQARFAEDGQEEPCGPVVLHCGWGRILVGHTYSDPAQLAAELLNEQAGERDIALYVAAPHQVLSYAPQQLFLDPSDTLRIWFTDYRPSQKRFRGFCVRRAQSDADWHAINGLYQSRGMMPVDPERCTPREQGGPVYWLAEDETSGQIIGSVMGIDHHRAFNDPENGSSLWCLAVSPSCPRPGVGEALVRHLIEHYMGRGLAYLDLSVLHDNQQAKALYAKLGFRDLQTFTVKRKNSFNQPLFLGPGPEAKLNPYAKIIVDEARRRGIEIEVNDAEAGLFTLTQGGRRVRCRESLSDLTSAVSMTLCQDKRLTHRTLAQAGICLPAQQLAGSAAENAAFLAEYGSVVVKPVDGEQGMGVAVDLRDAAEIEEAIQRARQFDSRVLLESFHPGLDLRIVMIGFEVVAAAIRRPAEVIGDGRTSIGSLIEKQSRRRQAATGGESSIPLDEETQRCLRDAGFDFESVLPDGQRLAVRRTANLHTGGTLEDVTAQLHPELIDAAVRAARALDIPVVGLDLLVPSPDQPEYVFIEANERVGLANHEPQPTAERFIDLLFPLSTAG from the coding sequence ATGCAGAAGTCCCAAGCCTATGGCCAGCGTCTGTTGCGCGGACAGGCACCGACCTACCAGAGGCTGCAGGCACGCTTCGCCGAGGACGGTCAGGAAGAACCCTGCGGCCCGGTGGTCCTGCACTGCGGCTGGGGCCGCATACTGGTCGGCCACACCTATTCCGACCCTGCACAACTCGCCGCCGAATTGCTCAACGAGCAGGCTGGCGAGCGCGACATCGCGCTGTATGTCGCTGCTCCGCATCAGGTGCTGTCCTATGCCCCGCAGCAACTCTTTCTCGATCCCTCCGACACGCTGCGTATCTGGTTCACCGACTACCGCCCGTCACAGAAGCGCTTTCGCGGTTTCTGCGTCCGCCGCGCGCAGAGCGATGCCGACTGGCACGCCATCAACGGCCTGTACCAGTCGCGCGGGATGATGCCGGTCGATCCGGAGCGCTGCACCCCGCGCGAACAGGGCGGCCCGGTTTACTGGCTGGCCGAGGACGAAACCTCCGGGCAGATTATCGGCAGCGTGATGGGAATCGATCATCACCGTGCCTTCAATGATCCGGAAAACGGTTCTAGCCTGTGGTGCCTGGCGGTTTCGCCAAGCTGCCCGCGGCCAGGTGTCGGTGAAGCGTTGGTGCGCCACCTGATCGAACACTATATGGGCCGCGGCCTGGCTTACCTCGACCTGTCGGTGCTGCATGACAACCAGCAGGCCAAGGCGCTTTACGCCAAGCTCGGCTTCCGTGACCTGCAGACCTTCACCGTCAAACGCAAGAACAGCTTCAACCAGCCGCTGTTTCTCGGCCCGGGGCCGGAAGCGAAGCTCAATCCCTACGCCAAGATCATCGTCGACGAGGCCCGCCGCCGCGGCATCGAGATCGAAGTCAACGATGCCGAGGCCGGCCTGTTCACCCTGACCCAAGGAGGGCGGCGGGTGCGCTGCCGGGAGTCGCTATCCGACCTCACCTCTGCGGTGAGCATGACGCTCTGTCAGGACAAGCGCCTGACTCACCGCACCCTCGCCCAGGCTGGCATCTGCCTGCCGGCGCAACAGCTGGCCGGTAGTGCTGCCGAGAATGCCGCCTTCCTCGCCGAATACGGCAGTGTGGTGGTCAAGCCGGTTGATGGTGAACAGGGCATGGGCGTTGCCGTGGATCTGCGCGATGCCGCCGAGATCGAGGAAGCCATCCAACGGGCCCGGCAGTTCGATAGTCGCGTGTTGCTGGAGAGCTTTCACCCGGGGCTTGACCTGCGCATCGTGATGATCGGCTTCGAAGTAGTCGCCGCTGCGATACGCCGTCCGGCGGAAGTCATCGGTGATGGCCGCACCAGTATCGGTTCGCTGATCGAGAAGCAGAGCCGTCGGCGCCAGGCCGCCACCGGCGGCGAAAGCTCCATTCCACTGGACGAGGAAACCCAGCGCTGCCTGCGCGATGCCGGTTTCGACTTCGAAAGCGTATTGCCGGACGGCCAGCGCCTGGCCGTGCGTCGCACTGCCAACCTGCATACCGGCGGCACGCTGGAGGATGTCACGGCGCAGCTGCATCCCGAGCTGATCGACGCAGCCGTACGCGCCGCCCGGGCGCTGGATATTCCGGTAGTCGGCCTGGATCTGCTGGTCCCGTCCCCGGATCAACCGGAGTACGTTTTCATCGAAGCCAACGAGCGCGTCGGTCTGGCCAATCACGAGCCGCAGCCGACCGCCGAACGCTTCATCGACCTGCTCTTCCCGCTCAGCACCGCCGGCTGA